A single genomic interval of Alistipes provencensis harbors:
- a CDS encoding RagB/SusD family nutrient uptake outer membrane protein, which yields MKKTISILLAALGFSACNYLEIEPVGKVIPHKLSEFRALITDGYYNYGLNNIRLYVGLLSDEVGTFDTSEFYDTGYAVSLPYNYTWQYNSQMQELAYRECYRSIFYANSLIDSVPEADNDSSGETKEQLLGEAYAIRAYVHFELVNIYGKPYDPATAATDRGIVLSTYTDIEQKYRPTNVAAVYKQILDDIEQAEKLLTVENYLTLETSERAKLNYRFTLDAVQAFKARVLLHMRDWQGAYDTATGLLTKYKLVDFNNLSVTESTGKGDNYDTALPWKPTSEEAILAWERPFSGGGGDYMNACHLSDRLLGLFDIKEKQVSEKTVLYSEDLRYNYIKSRSSGFIAARVSSDRTSLRIAEMYLIAAEAGSYLNGELDNAKNYLLGLQKTRFTAVGYAAKETAVRAMTAEQLRTEVADDRAREFPLEGHRWFDLRRTAQPAITKTYDGQTYTLSQNDSRYTLPFPQSAVNDNPELNN from the coding sequence ATGAAAAAAACAATATCTATACTGCTCGCCGCACTCGGGTTCTCGGCATGCAACTACCTAGAAATCGAACCTGTCGGCAAAGTCATCCCCCATAAGTTATCGGAGTTCCGTGCTCTGATTACGGACGGATACTACAATTATGGACTGAACAACATCAGGCTTTATGTAGGTCTACTCTCCGACGAGGTCGGAACGTTCGACACCAGCGAATTTTACGACACCGGTTACGCCGTATCGCTCCCGTACAACTACACATGGCAATACAACAGCCAGATGCAGGAACTCGCCTACCGGGAGTGTTACCGCAGTATCTTCTATGCCAACTCACTGATAGACAGCGTTCCGGAGGCCGACAACGATAGTTCCGGAGAAACCAAGGAGCAGCTTCTCGGCGAAGCTTACGCAATCCGCGCCTATGTCCATTTCGAGCTGGTGAATATCTACGGCAAGCCCTACGATCCCGCCACGGCGGCGACGGACCGCGGCATCGTGCTGTCGACCTACACCGACATCGAGCAGAAATACCGCCCGACGAACGTCGCGGCCGTCTACAAGCAGATTCTCGACGACATCGAGCAGGCCGAGAAACTGCTGACTGTCGAAAACTACCTGACCTTGGAGACATCCGAACGGGCTAAACTCAACTACCGTTTCACCCTCGATGCCGTGCAGGCTTTCAAAGCCCGCGTACTGCTCCACATGCGCGACTGGCAGGGAGCCTACGACACGGCAACCGGTCTGCTGACGAAATACAAACTGGTCGATTTCAACAACCTGAGCGTCACGGAATCGACCGGAAAAGGCGACAACTACGACACGGCCTTGCCTTGGAAACCGACCTCCGAAGAGGCCATTCTGGCTTGGGAGCGCCCGTTCAGCGGAGGAGGAGGCGACTACATGAACGCCTGCCATCTTTCAGACCGGCTCCTCGGGCTGTTCGACATCAAAGAGAAACAAGTCTCCGAAAAAACCGTTCTCTACTCCGAAGACCTCCGATACAACTATATCAAATCGAGAAGTTCCGGCTTCATCGCAGCCCGGGTATCATCGGACCGGACCTCGCTCCGCATTGCCGAAATGTACCTGATCGCCGCCGAAGCCGGATCGTACCTGAACGGAGAATTGGATAATGCCAAGAATTACCTGCTCGGCCTGCAAAAGACGCGGTTCACGGCAGTCGGATACGCCGCCAAGGAGACGGCCGTACGGGCCATGACCGCCGAACAACTGCGCACCGAGGTGGCCGACGACCGCGCCCGCGAATTCCCGCTGGAAGGCCACCGCTGGTTCGACCTGCGGCGCACGGCCCAACCCGCCATCACCAAGACCTACGACGGGCAAACCTACACGCTCAGTCAGAACGATTCCCGTTACACACTGCCGTTCCCGCAGTCGGCCGTCAACGACAACCCCGAACTGAACAACTAA
- a CDS encoding SusC/RagA family TonB-linked outer membrane protein produces the protein MKKLFTLFVLICPLLALAQQTRQITGQVLDRADGAPLVGATVFIAPEETQAKDYNPQGTIAYEQGRFAFKLPVSVKKVVVSYLGYEAQTLDISGKSNFTIYLSASESKLDAVVVTGYQRIEKRKLTSSISNVKMSDIARDGVASVDEMLSGSIAGLTSTPTTGAPGGASKVKIRSTVTLNGNTDPLWVLDGMPLEGNDIPSDWSSKENVDNLYNMSIAGLNPADIEDITVLKDAAATAIYGARAANGVIIITTKKGRRNQATRVNLSASLFVTDRPNLDKLNLMNASQKVDFELGLASNGRLNYLSGMGGVARALDQAGERAALIAGGFSSLSPETQAAINALRKDGTDWGKEIYQVALNQQYSFSISGGGNKASYYFSGGYYNEQGTTVGTGFERLNLTLKTDYDLLKNLRFGASVFVGQNKNDSYVSDTDVFTNPSRYTRVVNPYLSAYNPDGSYLYDPDMTARQRDSDVLDYNYFEELNNTEYTLKTRSIKTIFDLDYQPVKGLRLYTQFGLQVDNSMTEKMAQENSYFTRKYARNSVVDGIRYMPEGGVIQNWNSDMSQYNWKAQAEYSGTFAQKHELDLMAGLEMRGTTNTSIHTKGFGYDHKTMVTEPMPIPSGDAGERLANSSYFKQYQKSFYENRYLSYFFTGSYTYDNRYTIFGSMRYDGTNLFGVDPKYKFNPMWSISGAWSVNREKFLRNAKWLDNLRLRASYGAQGNIDRSTSPYILGTWTTRNVGGSFEDAIFVSSPPNQNLRWETTYTWNTALDFAALDNRIGFTFEIYGRRSENLITTRSVPQETGFTSTSSNFGEISSKGIEFTLNTVNVRTRNFRWETSINIAHNTDRVDKVHIDENSYTPSKEGYSSSAVFAYKTAGLDEYGIPMFWKDGQKVSLREFTDFRLDKTDYGFFVLYDPRVSTSQSAIRNNLSYIGSQNPNITGGFNNRFYYKNFDLSVSCNFVFGQLVKRTPFYSPTQTSPGENNTTEIRQIWSPENTSGIYPALTGSRKPDGTTWEGWDEWEANPDPYYLYNWILEQYNSISGASLFDNLDIWYKKINYFRVNSIRLGYAFPERITRKLHMAGLRIHFEARNPFVIASNYDGYFDPETYGSIYSQPMARTYSVGLNITF, from the coding sequence ATGAAAAAACTCTTTACGCTATTCGTTCTGATCTGTCCGCTGCTCGCACTGGCGCAGCAGACCCGGCAGATCACCGGCCAGGTCCTCGACCGCGCCGACGGTGCGCCGCTGGTAGGCGCCACCGTCTTCATTGCGCCCGAAGAGACTCAGGCCAAGGATTACAACCCGCAGGGAACCATCGCCTACGAGCAGGGGCGTTTTGCCTTCAAGCTGCCCGTAAGCGTCAAGAAAGTCGTGGTCAGCTACCTCGGTTACGAGGCGCAGACCCTCGATATCTCGGGAAAAAGCAACTTCACGATCTACCTCTCGGCCTCGGAAAGCAAGCTGGACGCCGTGGTGGTGACCGGTTACCAGCGCATCGAGAAGCGCAAGCTGACCTCGTCGATCTCCAACGTCAAGATGTCGGACATCGCACGCGACGGCGTGGCGAGCGTCGACGAGATGCTTTCGGGCTCGATCGCCGGTCTTACGTCGACCCCCACGACGGGTGCGCCGGGCGGAGCCAGCAAGGTCAAAATCCGCAGTACGGTGACGCTGAACGGCAACACCGACCCGCTGTGGGTGCTGGACGGCATGCCGCTCGAGGGTAACGACATTCCCTCGGACTGGTCGTCGAAGGAGAACGTCGACAACCTCTACAACATGTCGATCGCCGGTCTCAACCCGGCCGACATCGAGGACATCACCGTCCTGAAGGATGCCGCGGCAACGGCCATCTACGGCGCCCGCGCAGCCAACGGCGTCATCATCATCACCACCAAGAAGGGCCGCCGCAACCAAGCTACGCGCGTCAACCTTTCGGCGTCGCTCTTCGTGACCGACCGTCCCAATCTGGACAAACTCAACCTGATGAACGCCTCGCAGAAGGTCGATTTCGAATTGGGGCTGGCTTCCAACGGACGGCTCAACTACCTTTCGGGCATGGGCGGCGTAGCCCGCGCACTGGATCAGGCAGGCGAACGCGCAGCGCTCATCGCAGGCGGCTTTTCGTCACTTTCGCCCGAAACGCAAGCAGCAATCAACGCCCTGCGTAAGGACGGGACCGACTGGGGCAAGGAAATTTATCAGGTGGCGCTCAACCAGCAGTACAGTTTCAGCATCTCGGGCGGCGGCAACAAGGCCAGCTACTACTTCTCGGGCGGCTACTACAATGAGCAGGGAACGACTGTCGGCACGGGCTTCGAGCGTCTGAACCTCACGCTGAAGACCGATTACGACCTGCTGAAAAACCTCCGCTTCGGCGCATCGGTATTCGTGGGACAGAACAAGAACGACTCCTACGTTTCGGACACGGACGTCTTTACCAACCCCTCGCGCTACACCCGCGTGGTGAACCCCTACCTGTCGGCCTACAACCCCGACGGCAGCTATCTCTACGATCCCGACATGACGGCCCGGCAGCGGGACAGCGACGTGCTGGACTACAACTACTTCGAGGAGCTGAACAACACGGAGTACACGCTCAAGACACGGTCGATCAAGACGATCTTCGACCTCGACTACCAGCCGGTGAAGGGGCTGCGCCTCTACACCCAGTTCGGATTGCAGGTCGATAACTCGATGACCGAGAAGATGGCTCAGGAGAACTCCTATTTCACCCGTAAATACGCCCGCAACTCCGTTGTCGATGGCATACGCTACATGCCCGAAGGCGGCGTGATCCAGAACTGGAACAGCGATATGTCGCAGTACAACTGGAAAGCGCAGGCCGAGTATTCGGGGACCTTCGCCCAAAAGCACGAACTCGACCTGATGGCCGGTCTGGAGATGCGCGGAACGACCAACACCAGCATCCATACCAAAGGCTTCGGCTACGACCACAAGACGATGGTCACCGAACCGATGCCCATTCCGTCGGGTGACGCCGGAGAACGCCTCGCCAACAGTTCCTATTTCAAGCAATACCAGAAATCGTTCTACGAAAACCGCTATCTCTCGTACTTCTTCACCGGATCGTACACCTACGACAACCGCTACACGATCTTCGGCTCGATGCGCTACGACGGTACGAACCTCTTCGGCGTCGATCCCAAGTACAAGTTCAACCCCATGTGGTCGATCTCGGGTGCGTGGAGCGTCAACCGCGAAAAGTTCCTGCGCAACGCCAAATGGCTCGACAACCTGCGTCTGAGGGCTTCCTACGGCGCTCAGGGAAATATCGACCGCTCGACGTCGCCCTACATTCTCGGAACATGGACCACCCGAAACGTCGGAGGCAGTTTCGAGGATGCCATTTTCGTATCCTCGCCGCCCAACCAGAACCTGCGCTGGGAGACCACCTACACATGGAACACAGCTCTCGACTTCGCAGCACTCGACAACCGGATCGGTTTCACATTCGAGATTTACGGCCGTCGCAGCGAAAACCTCATCACGACACGCTCGGTTCCGCAGGAGACCGGATTCACCTCCACGTCGAGCAACTTCGGCGAAATATCGAGTAAAGGTATCGAGTTCACCCTCAATACGGTAAACGTGCGCACGCGCAACTTCCGCTGGGAGACCTCGATCAACATCGCCCACAATACCGACCGGGTGGACAAGGTGCACATCGACGAAAACAGCTACACCCCTTCGAAGGAGGGCTATTCGTCGAGCGCCGTATTCGCCTACAAGACCGCAGGGCTCGACGAGTACGGTATTCCCATGTTCTGGAAAGACGGACAGAAGGTGTCGCTTCGGGAGTTCACCGATTTCCGGCTCGACAAGACCGATTACGGATTTTTCGTCCTGTACGATCCCCGGGTTTCCACTTCGCAGAGCGCCATCCGCAACAATCTCTCCTACATCGGTTCACAGAATCCGAACATTACCGGAGGTTTCAACAACCGGTTCTACTACAAGAACTTCGACCTGTCCGTATCGTGCAACTTCGTCTTCGGCCAGCTTGTGAAACGCACGCCGTTCTACAGTCCGACCCAGACCAGTCCCGGCGAGAACAACACGACCGAAATCAGACAGATCTGGTCCCCGGAGAACACGTCGGGCATCTACCCCGCCCTGACCGGCAGTCGCAAACCGGACGGGACAACATGGGAAGGATGGGACGAATGGGAAGCCAATCCCGATCCGTACTATCTCTACAACTGGATTCTGGAACAATACAATTCGATCAGCGGCGCCAGTCTGTTCGACAACCTCGACATCTGGTACAAGAAGATCAACTACTTCCGCGTGAACAGCATCCGTCTGGGATACGCTTTCCCGGAACGAATCACCCGTAAACTCCACATGGCCGGTCTGCGCATCCATTTCGAAGCCCGCAACCCGTTCGTCATCGCCTCGAACTACGACGGATATTTCGATCCGGAAACCTACGGCAGCATCTATTCGCAACCGATGGCACGCACCTATTCGGTCGGTCTCAACATCACTTTCTAA
- a CDS encoding zinc-dependent metalloprotease, translated as MNTRRFTLMAAALATLFLLAAAPAEAKKKPGRKSKKTEAAAPKADSLKKDKKKGYEELLKGAVTDKGLFDVHRKGTDFLFEIPDSLMGRDILIVNKISGVPYALNDNGINKGMGYGEKIVRFRKDTLYKKVWVMTYDPRITSPEGDRITRSVKDNYRETAIEQFPIEAYNQDSTTVVIKVNKVFDGSEKSFNNVFGALRISGSPKKELSKIESVKSFPENIIVKSTLSGSHSGEGGSTAVTVDITSNLVLLAKEPMVARFSDERVGYFEIGHLYFNDKQQKAEERAFINRWRLEPKPEDVERYKRGELVEPQKPIVLYIDPATPPVWVPYIKKGIVEWQEAFEAAGFKNAIIAKEVDPDDKEFDIDDVRYSVVTYAASETANAMGPSVIDPRSGEIIEADIIWWHNVMSILQAWIRLQTGAVDPQARGNELPTELMGNAVRFVSSHELGHSLGLKHNFGASYSVPVDSLRSKTYTASHGTASSIMDYARFNYVAQPEDGITQLTPKIGTYDKHAINWGYRWLGAKDPHEELPTLNAWLREHENDPEYWYGEQRFQNNEDPRSQSEDLSDDAVAASLYGLKNLQRIIPHVTDWASEEGELQYESGRFLLSIVFQWMAYADHVKTNVGGFYLNNVVAGHDIDRYVPVPADYQRKSVKYLIDQVFTTPEWLFNAKAWNKAYAQRLSPVGMMEYAPYNLARELQYTVYYGLLADERLVRMYEVEARQGRGAKTYTPEQMLDDITRAVFIRPGNRTLSIWERMSQKNYLDALIVSSNITMVKTTKLGSTLHDHDGRGCCSLMHEAPELKLEPLPRPEDIEFRTTRNYDLMKRVSETTSAKRAEMRRLLTLVQSRSGSGDQATRNHYRDLELRLKEALRML; from the coding sequence ATGAACACACGACGATTTACCCTGATGGCAGCAGCCCTGGCAACGCTCTTCCTGCTGGCAGCCGCTCCTGCGGAGGCCAAGAAGAAGCCGGGCCGCAAATCGAAGAAAACCGAAGCCGCAGCCCCCAAGGCCGACTCGCTCAAGAAAGACAAGAAGAAAGGTTACGAGGAGCTGCTCAAAGGCGCCGTGACCGACAAGGGACTGTTCGACGTCCACCGCAAGGGTACGGATTTCCTGTTCGAGATTCCCGACTCGCTGATGGGCCGCGACATCCTGATCGTCAACAAGATATCGGGCGTACCCTACGCCCTGAACGACAACGGCATCAACAAGGGCATGGGCTACGGCGAAAAGATCGTCCGTTTCCGCAAGGACACCCTTTATAAAAAGGTCTGGGTCATGACCTACGACCCGCGCATCACCTCGCCCGAGGGCGACCGCATCACCCGTTCGGTGAAGGACAACTACCGCGAGACGGCGATCGAGCAGTTCCCGATCGAGGCCTACAACCAAGACTCCACGACGGTGGTCATCAAGGTCAACAAGGTCTTCGACGGCAGCGAAAAGAGTTTCAACAACGTCTTCGGGGCACTCCGCATCAGCGGCTCCCCGAAAAAGGAGCTCTCGAAGATCGAGTCCGTGAAGTCGTTCCCCGAAAACATCATCGTCAAATCGACCCTCTCGGGTTCGCACTCCGGCGAGGGCGGCTCGACAGCCGTCACCGTGGACATCACCTCGAATCTCGTGCTGCTGGCCAAGGAGCCGATGGTGGCCCGTTTCTCCGACGAGCGCGTGGGCTACTTCGAAATCGGGCACCTCTATTTCAACGACAAGCAGCAGAAAGCCGAGGAGCGGGCGTTCATCAACCGCTGGCGGCTGGAGCCCAAGCCCGAGGACGTGGAGCGTTACAAGCGCGGCGAACTCGTGGAGCCCCAAAAGCCGATCGTGCTTTACATCGACCCGGCGACGCCGCCCGTATGGGTACCCTACATCAAGAAGGGCATCGTCGAGTGGCAGGAGGCTTTCGAAGCCGCCGGATTCAAGAACGCCATCATCGCCAAAGAGGTCGATCCCGACGACAAGGAGTTCGACATCGACGACGTGCGCTACTCGGTGGTGACCTATGCCGCCTCGGAAACGGCCAACGCCATGGGGCCCTCGGTGATCGACCCCCGCAGCGGCGAGATCATCGAAGCCGACATCATCTGGTGGCACAACGTAATGAGCATCCTTCAGGCGTGGATCCGCCTGCAGACCGGCGCCGTAGACCCTCAGGCCCGCGGCAACGAGCTGCCCACGGAGCTGATGGGCAACGCCGTGCGCTTCGTTTCGTCGCACGAACTGGGGCACAGCCTCGGGCTGAAGCACAACTTCGGCGCCTCGTATTCGGTACCGGTGGATTCGCTCCGCTCGAAGACCTACACGGCATCGCACGGCACGGCCAGCTCGATCATGGACTACGCCCGATTCAACTATGTGGCCCAGCCCGAAGACGGCATCACACAACTGACGCCCAAGATCGGGACCTATGACAAACACGCCATCAACTGGGGTTACCGCTGGCTCGGCGCCAAAGACCCCCACGAGGAGCTGCCGACGCTCAACGCTTGGCTGCGCGAGCATGAGAACGATCCGGAATACTGGTACGGCGAGCAGCGGTTCCAGAACAACGAAGACCCCCGTTCGCAGTCGGAGGACCTGAGCGACGACGCCGTGGCGGCCAGCCTCTACGGACTGAAGAACCTCCAGCGCATCATCCCCCACGTCACGGACTGGGCCTCGGAGGAGGGCGAACTCCAATATGAAAGCGGACGGTTCCTGCTCTCGATCGTCTTCCAGTGGATGGCCTATGCCGACCATGTGAAGACCAACGTCGGCGGATTCTACCTCAACAACGTCGTGGCGGGACATGACATCGACCGTTACGTCCCGGTTCCGGCCGACTACCAGCGCAAGAGCGTCAAATACCTGATCGATCAGGTGTTCACCACTCCCGAATGGCTGTTCAACGCCAAGGCATGGAACAAGGCTTACGCCCAGCGGCTGTCGCCCGTGGGGATGATGGAGTACGCTCCCTACAACTTAGCGCGCGAACTACAGTACACGGTCTATTACGGACTGCTGGCCGACGAACGGCTGGTGCGCATGTACGAGGTCGAGGCACGGCAGGGACGCGGGGCAAAGACCTACACTCCCGAGCAGATGCTGGACGACATCACCCGCGCCGTCTTCATCCGCCCCGGAAACCGCACCCTCTCGATCTGGGAGCGCATGAGCCAGAAGAACTACCTCGACGCGCTGATCGTCTCGTCGAACATCACGATGGTCAAGACCACCAAACTGGGTTCGACGCTCCACGACCACGACGGACGCGGATGCTGTTCGCTGATGCACGAGGCTCCGGAGCTGAAGCTCGAACCGCTGCCGAGGCCCGAGGACATCGAGTTCCGCACGACGCGCAACTACGACCTGATGAAGCGCGTCAGCGAGACGACCTCGGCCAAGCGGGCCGAGATGCGCAGGCTGCTGACCCTTGTGCAGAGCCGCAGCGGAAGCGGCGACCAAGCGACCCGGAACCATTACCGGGACCTCGAACTGAGGCTGAAAGAAGCCCTGCGCATGTTATAA
- a CDS encoding histidine kinase has translation MARQRHTPKGRLLMTGTILLILLVAGVLVTGRIINGMAVQMSERVITQISQYHYRLLQAEFGRSEEVLTVAAQFMRTHPAASETELQVLASTLTEMDPKVGRIWFMEESRHILRSYARGGELQVSAAGEELRRQAARMQDDSVRSRVNEQVWSMSCRVRDSRGKGHICGIDLPLQAIYDHMAEQNPHSRSYAILLDPEGMTVYHPNPQILGHPASESTASEAFREVLATGQQTITYSVSEYLGVEEERIYYPLQLGGRRWVAGIGIPRLAIEQDIDDFHFYTIFTAVISVLFFATLLIVAQRRWRREYDLRRLSEQESAQLHLQQVLEQIDPHFLFNSLNSLYALIRCNPEQAREFTLTLSKVYRHVLERRKQILSTLSDEIDFTWQYYSLQKIRFGDRIELTTAIDPALRNWRIPAMSLQTLVENALKHNRITGRNPLHIRIRTEDESLLIENNFTPRSEGNTESLGVGLERIRSVYRFYTEENISISSDAESFRCRLPLLPPEKQN, from the coding sequence ATGGCACGACAGCGGCACACACCCAAAGGGCGGCTTCTGATGACGGGAACGATTCTGTTGATCCTGTTGGTGGCGGGTGTGCTCGTCACCGGCCGCATCATCAACGGAATGGCCGTGCAGATGAGCGAACGGGTCATCACGCAGATCAGCCAGTATCACTACCGGCTCCTGCAGGCCGAATTCGGACGTTCGGAGGAGGTGCTCACGGTGGCGGCGCAGTTCATGCGCACGCATCCCGCGGCCTCGGAGACCGAACTGCAGGTGCTGGCCTCGACGCTGACGGAGATGGACCCCAAGGTCGGCCGCATCTGGTTCATGGAGGAGAGCCGGCATATCCTCCGCAGCTACGCCCGCGGCGGGGAATTGCAGGTCTCGGCGGCCGGTGAAGAATTGCGGCGGCAGGCGGCCCGGATGCAGGACGATTCGGTCCGGAGCCGCGTGAACGAGCAGGTGTGGAGCATGTCCTGCCGGGTTCGGGACAGCCGGGGCAAGGGACACATTTGCGGCATCGACCTGCCGTTGCAGGCGATATACGACCACATGGCCGAGCAGAATCCCCACAGCCGCAGTTACGCCATCCTGCTGGACCCCGAGGGGATGACCGTCTACCACCCCAACCCGCAGATACTGGGACATCCGGCGAGCGAATCGACCGCATCCGAAGCATTCCGGGAGGTGTTGGCCACGGGGCAGCAGACCATTACCTACTCCGTTTCGGAGTATCTCGGCGTCGAGGAGGAGCGCATCTACTATCCCCTCCAGCTCGGAGGCCGCCGCTGGGTGGCGGGCATCGGCATTCCCCGGCTGGCCATCGAGCAGGACATCGACGATTTCCACTTCTACACGATTTTCACGGCCGTCATTTCGGTGCTGTTCTTCGCAACGCTGCTCATCGTGGCGCAGCGCCGCTGGCGGCGCGAATACGACCTGCGGCGCCTTTCGGAGCAGGAGTCGGCGCAGTTGCATCTGCAACAGGTGCTCGAACAGATCGACCCCCATTTCCTGTTCAACTCGCTCAATTCGCTCTACGCCCTGATCCGCTGCAACCCCGAACAGGCCCGGGAGTTCACCCTCACGCTCTCGAAGGTCTACCGCCATGTGCTCGAACGCCGCAAGCAGATACTCTCGACTCTCTCGGACGAGATCGACTTCACATGGCAGTACTACTCGCTGCAGAAAATCCGCTTCGGCGACCGCATCGAACTCACCACGGCCATCGACCCCGCGCTGCGCAACTGGCGCATCCCGGCGATGAGTCTCCAGACGCTCGTCGAGAACGCCCTCAAGCACAACCGCATCACGGGCCGCAACCCGCTGCATATCCGCATCCGCACCGAGGACGAGAGCCTCCTGATCGAGAATAACTTCACCCCGCGCAGCGAAGGCAACACGGAGTCGCTGGGCGTGGGGCTGGAGCGCATCCGCTCGGTATACCGGTTCTACACCGAGGAGAACATCTCCATCTCGTCCGACGCCGAGTCGTTCCGCTGCCGGCTGCCGCTGCTGCCGCCGGAAAAGCAGAATTAG
- a CDS encoding SDR family NAD(P)-dependent oxidoreductase, which produces MKRIVIVGATSGIGLEVARLCIRAGWRVGAAGRRQEALDALRAEAPAQVEVEALDVNRDDAPERLARLIERLGGMDTYLHSSGIGSRNTDLRPDIEIATLRTNGEGFVRMVTAAFGYFRAHGGGHLAVISSIAGTRGLGSAPAYSATKRMQNTYIDALAQLSRMEGYGIRFTDIRPGFVATPLLAGDGNYPMLMPAGKVAARIMRILRRPRRRVVIDRRYAVMVFCWRLIPQWLWERLKVRTKG; this is translated from the coding sequence ATGAAACGTATCGTCATCGTGGGCGCCACATCGGGCATCGGGCTCGAAGTTGCACGGCTCTGCATCCGCGCGGGATGGCGCGTCGGAGCGGCGGGACGCCGTCAGGAAGCCCTCGACGCCCTCCGGGCCGAGGCCCCCGCGCAGGTCGAGGTCGAAGCGCTGGATGTCAACCGCGACGACGCTCCGGAGCGCCTCGCACGGCTGATCGAACGGCTCGGCGGCATGGACACCTACCTCCACTCGTCGGGGATCGGCAGCCGCAACACCGACCTGCGTCCCGACATCGAGATCGCTACCCTGCGCACCAACGGCGAAGGATTCGTAAGGATGGTGACGGCGGCTTTCGGTTACTTTCGCGCCCACGGCGGCGGGCATCTGGCCGTCATCAGCTCGATCGCCGGCACCCGGGGCCTCGGATCGGCGCCCGCCTATTCTGCGACCAAGCGGATGCAGAACACCTACATCGACGCACTGGCCCAGCTCTCCCGGATGGAGGGGTATGGCATCCGGTTCACGGACATCCGCCCGGGATTCGTGGCTACCCCGCTGCTGGCCGGGGACGGGAATTACCCGATGCTGATGCCGGCCGGAAAGGTCGCGGCGCGGATCATGCGCATCCTCCGCCGGCCCCGCCGCCGGGTGGTGATCGACCGCCGCTATGCCGTGATGGTCTTTTGCTGGCGGCTGATCCCCCAGTGGCTCTGGGAACGGCTGAAGGTGCGGACAAAAGGATAA
- a CDS encoding deoxycytidylate deaminase — MAYQEEKQRQLDLRYLRMASIWAENSYCVRRKVGALIVKDKMIISDGYNGTPSGFENICEDENGRTKPYVLHAEANAITKVAKSANNCDGSTLYITAAPCIECSKLIIQAGIRRVVYAEDYRSEEGLDLLRRVGIECVQCQL; from the coding sequence ATGGCTTATCAGGAGGAGAAACAGCGCCAACTGGACCTGCGTTACCTGCGCATGGCGAGCATCTGGGCCGAAAATTCATACTGCGTACGCCGCAAGGTCGGGGCGCTGATCGTCAAGGACAAGATGATCATCTCCGACGGCTACAACGGCACCCCCTCGGGCTTCGAGAACATCTGCGAAGACGAGAACGGCCGCACGAAGCCCTATGTGCTCCACGCCGAGGCCAACGCCATCACCAAGGTCGCCAAGTCAGCCAACAACTGCGACGGGTCGACGCTCTACATCACCGCCGCGCCCTGCATCGAGTGCTCGAAGCTGATTATTCAGGCGGGCATCAGGCGGGTGGTCTATGCGGAGGATTACCGTTCGGAGGAGGGATTGGACCTGCTGCGCCGCGTCGGCATCGAGTGCGTGCAGTGCCAGCTATGA